A genomic stretch from Streptomyces venezuelae ATCC 10712 includes:
- a CDS encoding MFS transporter, translating to MTTAPGPRRGALALLASTQLLLIMDTAIVNVALPSVGADLGSGSAGLSWVANAYLITFGGLLLLGGRTADLLGHRRVFLGGLGLLAGASAAGGLAPGAGVLVAARAAQGAGAALAAASAFALLLLLFPDGPARHRALGAFAAMGGLGGVLGTVLGGVLTDLLGWRSTFWLNVLLAAVLAALAGRLLDHRAGRPRPGGFDLAGALTATAGLGLLAAALVGAPEAGWLSARTLGAGGAGLALLLAFAAVERRAVAPLVPAAVLARPALRLSNALAALAQTTLFPMFFLVSLYLQNVLGYPPLGGGLGLLPLSLVVVAVAPQTGRIIFRLGLHRTMTLGFVLLAAGTLWLALALTPDGSFTGTVLAPSLLLGAALPLVMVTTNVAATAEATAEETGLASGLVNTSQQFGSVLGLAVLVAVATARTGSVDAARAAAETAGHRAALLTGAAFAAGAALASVRLRPPRPVPSPGLKVSGRP from the coding sequence GTGACGACCGCGCCGGGCCCACGGCGCGGGGCCCTCGCCCTGCTCGCCTCCACCCAGCTGCTGCTGATCATGGACACCGCGATCGTCAACGTCGCGCTGCCCTCCGTCGGAGCGGACCTCGGGTCCGGCTCCGCCGGGCTCTCCTGGGTCGCCAACGCCTATCTGATCACCTTCGGCGGACTGCTCCTGCTCGGCGGCAGGACCGCCGACCTCCTCGGCCACCGGCGGGTCTTCCTCGGCGGCCTCGGCCTGCTCGCCGGCGCCTCCGCCGCCGGTGGCCTCGCCCCCGGCGCCGGCGTCCTCGTGGCCGCCCGCGCCGCCCAGGGCGCCGGCGCCGCCCTCGCCGCCGCCTCGGCCTTCGCCCTGCTGCTCCTGCTCTTCCCCGACGGGCCCGCCCGGCACCGGGCGCTCGGCGCGTTCGCCGCGATGGGCGGGCTCGGCGGGGTCCTCGGCACCGTCCTCGGCGGCGTCCTCACCGACCTGCTCGGCTGGCGCTCCACCTTCTGGCTGAACGTCCTGCTCGCCGCGGTGCTCGCCGCCCTCGCCGGCCGGCTCCTCGACCACCGGGCCGGCCGCCCCCGGCCCGGCGGCTTCGACCTCGCCGGGGCGCTCACCGCCACCGCGGGACTCGGTCTGCTGGCCGCCGCGCTGGTCGGCGCACCGGAGGCCGGGTGGCTGTCCGCCCGTACCCTCGGCGCCGGGGGAGCGGGGCTCGCGCTGCTGCTCGCCTTCGCCGCCGTCGAGCGCCGCGCCGTCGCGCCCCTCGTCCCGGCCGCGGTTCTGGCCCGCCCGGCGCTCCGGCTGTCCAACGCGCTGGCCGCGCTCGCCCAGACCACGTTGTTCCCGATGTTCTTCCTGGTCAGCCTCTACCTGCAGAACGTCCTCGGGTACCCGCCGCTCGGCGGCGGTCTCGGACTGCTGCCGCTCTCGCTCGTGGTCGTCGCGGTCGCCCCGCAGACCGGCCGGATCATCTTCCGGCTCGGACTGCACCGGACGATGACCCTGGGGTTCGTGCTGCTGGCCGCGGGGACGCTGTGGCTGGCCCTGGCGCTCACCCCCGACGGCTCGTTCACGGGCACCGTCCTCGCCCCGAGCCTCCTTCTCGGTGCGGCGCTGCCGCTGGTCATGGTCACCACCAACGTGGCGGCCACGGCGGAGGCCACCGCCGAGGAGACCGGTCTCGCCTCCGGCCTCGTCAACACCAGCCAGCAGTTCGGCTCGGTGCTCGGCCTCGCCGTCCTGGTGGCCGTCGCCACCGCCCGCACCGGGTCGGTGGACGCGGCCCGGGCGGCCGCGGAGACGGCCGGCCACCGTGCGGCCCTGCTCACGGGCGCCGCGTTCGCCGCGGGAGCCGCGCTCGCCTCCGTACGCCTCCGCCCGCCGAGACCGGTGCCGTCGCCCGGGCTCAAGGTGTCCGGCCGCCCCTGA
- a CDS encoding monodechloroaminopyrrolnitrin synthase PrnB family protein, protein MFGDPRHRTEDIRAADPLGADALLNAVPAMNADGDVAALTVALRAMVPDLDRAAQWSVGHALAAMRDLGILLGSLKRHGVQPAEAVPEVLPALELLGLRTDMVPRDTVHHYTTWNPVGPRRRSYTGHPTEFLLQDAVRMVLPGLVAALDDCGRIARLEPYDPGFAAALDRVARHLRAMVESIDLTVARVPPEYFALTLRPYFEEVEIAGRDYLGPAAAQVPLWPVDLTLWQCDRSDPAYDAFLADSVPYALPSWRAFHARHRGGVSAVSKLSAAVSWEGADRLPASLTASAEALSRVLRVLKTFRAATSASPARPTTRTCACTRRAAAGPPSRCCAPSWT, encoded by the coding sequence GTGTTCGGCGATCCGCGTCACCGCACCGAGGACATACGCGCCGCCGATCCGCTCGGCGCCGACGCCCTGCTCAACGCCGTGCCCGCGATGAACGCGGACGGCGACGTGGCCGCGCTCACCGTCGCGCTGCGGGCCATGGTGCCGGACCTCGACCGGGCCGCCCAGTGGAGCGTGGGCCACGCGCTGGCCGCCATGCGGGACCTCGGCATCCTGCTGGGCTCGCTGAAGCGGCACGGCGTGCAGCCGGCCGAGGCCGTCCCCGAGGTGCTGCCCGCGCTCGAACTCCTCGGCCTGCGCACCGACATGGTGCCCCGGGACACCGTCCACCACTACACGACCTGGAACCCGGTCGGCCCGCGCCGCCGCTCGTACACCGGGCACCCGACGGAGTTCCTGCTCCAGGACGCGGTGCGGATGGTCCTCCCCGGCCTGGTCGCCGCGCTCGACGACTGCGGCCGGATCGCCCGCCTCGAACCGTACGACCCCGGGTTCGCCGCCGCCCTCGACCGGGTCGCCCGGCACCTGCGGGCGATGGTCGAGTCGATCGACCTCACGGTGGCGCGGGTGCCGCCCGAGTACTTCGCGCTCACCCTCCGCCCCTACTTCGAGGAGGTCGAGATCGCCGGCCGGGACTACCTCGGCCCGGCCGCCGCGCAGGTCCCGCTCTGGCCGGTCGACCTGACGCTCTGGCAGTGCGACCGCTCCGACCCGGCCTACGACGCCTTCCTCGCCGATTCGGTGCCGTACGCGCTGCCGTCCTGGCGCGCCTTCCACGCCCGGCACCGGGGCGGGGTGTCGGCGGTGAGCAAGCTGTCCGCCGCGGTCAGCTGGGAGGGCGCGGACCGGCTGCCCGCCTCGCTCACCGCGTCGGCGGAGGCGCTCTCCCGGGTGCTGCGCGTCCTCAAGACCTTCCGCGCCGCCACCTCGGCATCGCCCGCAAGGCCTACCACGAGGACGTGCGCCTGTACGAGGAGGGCAGCGGCGGGGCCCCCGTCGCGCTGCTGCGCTCCGTCCTGGACCTGA
- a CDS encoding FAD-dependent monooxygenase, whose product MSPHTLGQSPHVVIAGGGIAGLSTALALHAAGFERVTVVEAAAAIRPVGAGLNLMPNAVRELDALGLLDALEAGALRTRELRYYHRSGGLISREPRGLGAGYRWPQLSVHRGHLQQVLAGAVRARLGPAALVTGVRVSGLELPPDGRPRLRLEHRVGAVRGHASLEPDVLVGADGIRSTVRAALHPAEGGPSWNGMLVWRGVSRMPAGAVGPFMFIAGDDRQKAVVYPMSRPTGPGREVLVNWALARPAEDVCGSGAAAALAEERFRGDWNRPVPVDAFLPFYEGWEFGGVSVPGILRAADSAHEYPMVDREPLDRWTHGRTTLVGDAAHAMYPIGSNGATQSIVDARALAHALARHSDPVEGLAAYEHDRRPVTTALQRANRELGPEVVIDLAHARAPQGFSDIHQVIPAEELAAIACRYAATGAFDPATVNRGSPYEIPLPAIG is encoded by the coding sequence ATGTCCCCCCACACCCTCGGGCAGAGCCCGCACGTCGTGATCGCCGGTGGCGGCATCGCCGGTCTCAGCACCGCCCTCGCCCTGCACGCCGCCGGGTTCGAGCGGGTGACGGTCGTCGAGGCGGCGGCCGCGATCCGCCCGGTCGGCGCCGGGCTCAACCTGATGCCGAACGCGGTCCGCGAACTGGACGCGCTGGGCCTGCTCGACGCGCTGGAGGCGGGCGCCCTGCGCACCCGCGAGCTGCGCTACTACCACCGTTCGGGCGGGCTGATATCCCGGGAGCCGCGCGGTCTTGGCGCGGGCTACCGCTGGCCGCAGCTGTCCGTGCACCGCGGGCACCTCCAGCAGGTCCTCGCCGGGGCGGTACGGGCCAGGCTCGGGCCCGCGGCCCTGGTGACCGGGGTCAGGGTGAGCGGTCTCGAACTGCCGCCGGACGGGCGGCCGCGGCTGCGGCTCGAACACCGGGTGGGCGCGGTGCGGGGCCATGCCTCGCTGGAGCCGGACGTGCTGGTCGGCGCGGACGGCATCCGGTCGACGGTCCGGGCGGCGCTGCACCCGGCGGAGGGCGGGCCGTCGTGGAACGGGATGCTGGTGTGGCGGGGGGTGTCCCGGATGCCGGCCGGGGCGGTGGGCCCGTTCATGTTCATCGCGGGCGACGACCGGCAGAAGGCCGTGGTGTACCCGATGAGCCGGCCGACCGGGCCCGGCCGTGAGGTGCTGGTCAACTGGGCGCTGGCCCGGCCCGCGGAGGACGTGTGCGGGTCGGGCGCCGCGGCCGCCCTCGCGGAGGAACGGTTCCGCGGCGACTGGAACCGTCCCGTCCCCGTCGACGCCTTCCTGCCGTTCTACGAGGGCTGGGAGTTCGGCGGGGTCAGCGTCCCCGGCATCCTGCGGGCCGCCGACTCCGCGCACGAGTACCCCATGGTCGACCGCGAGCCGCTGGACCGCTGGACCCACGGCCGCACCACCCTCGTCGGCGACGCCGCCCACGCCATGTACCCGATCGGCTCCAACGGGGCGACCCAGTCCATCGTCGACGCGCGCGCCCTCGCCCACGCCCTCGCCCGCCACTCCGACCCCGTCGAGGGCCTCGCCGCCTACGAACACGACCGGCGCCCCGTCACCACCGCGCTCCAGCGGGCCAACCGGGAGCTCGGCCCCGAGGTCGTCATCGACCTCGCGCACGCCCGCGCCCCGCAGGGCTTCAGCGACATCCACCAGGTCATCCCCGCCGAGGAACTCGCCGCCATCGCCTGCCGGTACGCCGCCACCGGCGCCTTCGACCCGGCGACCGTGAACCGGGGTTCCCCGTACGAGATCCCCCTCCCGGCCATCGGCTGA